The Diaphorobacter ruginosibacter genome contains a region encoding:
- a CDS encoding AAA family ATPase: protein MYASFFGLEHQPFSIAPDPRYLFMSERHREALAHLLFGLDAGGGFVLLTGEIGTGKTTVCRCFLEQIPDHCNVAYIFNPKLTVQELLRSICDEFGVAHAAAVPGMETVKDCIDPLNAFLLDSYAKGRNNVLIIDEAQNLAPDVLEQLRLLTNLETSERKLLQIILIGQPELRDMLADPSLEQLAQRVIARYHLEALSLSETRQYIAHRLAVAGLRGPSPFGTKALQRIQSLTGGVPRRINLLCDRAMLGAYSAGAREVSDTVVRQAAREVFGVRSKPSSAAEAPGRTAAWWPAGALALALVAGGTGWLLRGERAPASAALQAATEPATSSADGHAPATATATSSASGPAPAAVPSSAPASTPAATSAPASAEQPGAPAVSNAAELQAFLVAQASDDFSAWKVLAQNWNLYLTGKSADPCPALSRQGLQCYRNRKAGLALVRQLNRPVMLTLVASNADGQPLRANAVLQGLNEENAWLDGVDGSQIVLPVSQLATLWHGEITTLWRAPQALADGVDPNASPAALAWLDQQLAHLLRTDDKDLAKAPQGKAKVAAVRRERIRQFQLAQGITPDGQAGPLTLMLLNRAAGVTEPRLRTGA, encoded by the coding sequence ATGTACGCCTCGTTTTTCGGGCTGGAGCACCAGCCCTTTTCCATTGCGCCGGATCCGCGCTACCTGTTCATGAGCGAGCGCCATCGCGAGGCGCTGGCGCATCTGCTGTTCGGACTGGATGCGGGCGGCGGCTTCGTGCTGCTCACCGGCGAGATCGGCACCGGAAAGACCACCGTGTGCCGCTGCTTTCTGGAGCAGATCCCGGATCACTGCAACGTCGCCTACATCTTCAATCCCAAGCTCACGGTGCAGGAGCTGCTGCGCTCGATCTGCGATGAGTTCGGCGTGGCACATGCGGCAGCGGTGCCGGGCATGGAGACGGTCAAGGACTGCATCGATCCGCTGAACGCCTTCCTGCTCGACTCGTATGCCAAGGGGCGCAACAACGTGCTCATCATCGATGAGGCGCAGAACCTTGCACCCGACGTGCTGGAGCAGCTGCGGCTGCTCACGAACCTCGAGACCAGCGAGCGCAAGCTGCTGCAGATCATCCTGATCGGCCAGCCGGAGCTGCGCGACATGCTGGCCGACCCGTCGCTCGAGCAACTGGCGCAGCGTGTGATCGCGCGCTATCACCTCGAGGCGCTGAGCCTGTCGGAGACGCGCCAGTACATCGCACATCGGCTTGCGGTGGCAGGCCTGCGAGGCCCCTCGCCATTCGGCACCAAGGCGTTGCAGCGCATCCAGTCGCTGACCGGCGGGGTTCCGCGACGCATCAACCTGCTGTGCGACCGCGCGATGCTGGGCGCCTACTCGGCGGGTGCCCGGGAGGTTTCCGACACGGTGGTGCGGCAGGCCGCGCGCGAGGTGTTCGGCGTGCGCAGCAAGCCTTCCAGCGCGGCCGAGGCACCGGGCCGCACGGCCGCATGGTGGCCTGCCGGGGCCCTGGCGCTGGCCTTGGTTGCCGGCGGGACAGGGTGGCTGCTGCGCGGTGAACGCGCACCGGCCTCCGCTGCGCTGCAGGCCGCGACGGAGCCTGCAACGTCTTCGGCCGATGGGCACGCGCCTGCAACTGCAACCGCAACTTCGTCCGCATCCGGACCTGCTCCCGCCGCGGTGCCCTCATCCGCACCGGCGTCCACTCCCGCCGCCACCTCGGCGCCGGCATCCGCAGAACAGCCGGGTGCTCCGGCCGTCTCGAATGCCGCCGAGCTGCAGGCCTTCCTCGTGGCGCAAGCGTCCGACGACTTCTCCGCCTGGAAGGTGCTGGCGCAGAACTGGAACCTTTACCTGACGGGCAAGAGTGCCGACCCCTGCCCGGCCCTGTCGCGGCAGGGGCTGCAGTGCTATCGCAATCGCAAGGCGGGGCTTGCCCTGGTGCGCCAGCTCAACCGTCCGGTGATGCTGACCCTGGTGGCAAGCAACGCGGACGGGCAGCCCCTCCGGGCCAATGCGGTCCTGCAGGGACTCAATGAAGAGAACGCATGGCTGGACGGCGTCGACGGCTCGCAGATCGTGCTGCCGGTGAGTCAGCTGGCGACGCTCTGGCATGGCGAGATCACCACGCTGTGGCGCGCTCCCCAGGCACTGGCCGACGGCGTCGACCCCAACGCCAGCCCCGCGGCGCTCGCGTGGCTGGACCAGCAACTGGCCCACCTGCTTCGCACGGACGACAAGGATCTGGCGAAGGCGCCCCAGGGCAAGGCCAAGGTTGCGGCCGTGCGACGCGAGCGCATACGGCAGTTCCAGCTGGCGCAGGGCATCACGCCCGATGGCCAGGCCGGACCATTGACCCTGATGTTGTTGAATCGCGCGGCCGGTGTGACCGAACCTCGCCTGCGTACGGGAGCTTGA
- a CDS encoding Crp/Fnr family transcriptional regulator: protein MSQEVSLHQRRRPPTAHEVDGIPWLRLLNANERERALTTLVVGDAMRGDYVCRLGRPVTYWFGLVEGLLKMSADNADGLTMTFTGVPPGGWFGEGTAMKREPYRYNIQALRKSVVAGVPIDTFHWLLDHSIGFNRFVMNQLNERLGQFIAAREIDRMGNPDVRVARSLAALFNPVLYPAVGEILRITQQELAYIVGLSRQRVNEALSTLEAQQAISVEYGGVRVLDLHALRTSLFTHQAAHSGAGGGRRMRRSVPSAAMLSDIVDTSGASVQIA, encoded by the coding sequence ATGAGCCAGGAAGTCTCGTTGCATCAACGCCGTCGCCCGCCCACCGCCCACGAGGTCGATGGCATTCCCTGGTTGCGCCTGCTCAACGCCAACGAGCGTGAGCGCGCACTGACCACTCTCGTCGTCGGCGACGCCATGCGCGGCGACTATGTCTGCCGCCTGGGTCGACCTGTCACGTACTGGTTCGGCCTGGTCGAAGGACTGCTCAAGATGAGCGCCGACAACGCCGATGGCCTGACCATGACCTTCACGGGCGTGCCACCCGGCGGCTGGTTCGGGGAAGGTACGGCGATGAAGCGCGAGCCCTATCGCTACAACATCCAGGCACTGCGCAAGAGCGTGGTGGCGGGCGTGCCGATCGACACCTTCCACTGGCTGCTCGATCACTCCATCGGCTTCAACCGCTTCGTGATGAACCAGCTCAATGAACGCCTGGGCCAGTTCATCGCCGCGCGCGAGATCGACCGCATGGGCAATCCCGATGTGCGTGTCGCGCGCAGTCTGGCGGCGCTGTTCAATCCGGTGCTCTACCCGGCCGTGGGCGAGATCCTGCGCATCACGCAGCAGGAACTGGCCTACATCGTGGGCCTGTCGCGCCAGCGGGTGAACGAGGCGCTTTCCACCCTGGAAGCGCAGCAGGCCATCAGCGTGGAATATGGCGGGGTGCGCGTGCTCGATCTTCATGCGCTGCGCACCAGCCTGTTCACGCACCAGGCAGCGCACTCTGGCGCGGGAGGGGGGCGGCGCATGCGGCGCAGCGTGCCGTCGGCGGCCATGCTCAGCGACATTGTGGATACGTCCGGAGCCTCGGTGCAGATCGCCTGA
- a CDS encoding general secretion pathway protein GspB — MSYILDALRRAQAERGRGSVPGLHTPAASVPQPVQQAPRSGGHRGAWPIAAVAVVAAGALAWLQFSPRTSSREPVVVAKAPEPATSTSTSAASIPAPAPAAEPASVAAPAPSTMPAPEPKPAPVFVDVTPPPPPPAPPVPATRRVEPAKPARQDAAKPPLPTPQEPAAAPVTAAAPAPAAPAAAAVAGPVYTMANLPPAVREQLPNLQLAGITYSSNPKYRMVIVNGQVLHEGESAGPGLVLERIENARTIWAFRGYRYALP; from the coding sequence ATGTCTTACATCCTCGATGCGCTGCGACGCGCACAAGCAGAACGCGGCAGGGGCTCCGTGCCTGGGTTGCATACCCCGGCGGCTTCCGTGCCGCAGCCCGTACAGCAGGCTCCGCGCAGCGGCGGCCATCGCGGTGCGTGGCCGATTGCGGCCGTTGCGGTGGTGGCGGCAGGTGCACTTGCATGGCTGCAGTTTTCCCCAAGAACCTCATCACGAGAGCCTGTCGTGGTCGCGAAGGCGCCGGAGCCTGCTACATCCACGTCCACGTCCGCGGCTTCGATTCCGGCCCCTGCGCCTGCCGCAGAGCCGGCTTCCGTGGCTGCGCCTGCGCCATCCACCATGCCAGCCCCGGAGCCGAAGCCGGCACCGGTCTTCGTGGATGTGACGCCTCCACCTCCACCACCCGCGCCTCCGGTCCCCGCCACCAGGCGTGTCGAGCCGGCCAAGCCCGCGCGGCAGGACGCAGCGAAGCCGCCGCTGCCGACGCCACAGGAGCCTGCGGCAGCGCCGGTTACCGCTGCTGCACCGGCACCAGCGGCCCCTGCTGCCGCTGCGGTCGCAGGGCCGGTCTACACCATGGCCAATCTGCCCCCCGCGGTGCGTGAGCAACTGCCCAACCTGCAACTGGCCGGCATCACCTACTCGAGCAATCCCAAATATCGCATGGTGATTGTCAACGGCCAGGTGCTTCACGAGGGCGAATCGGCAGGGCCTGGCCTGGTGCTCGAGCGCATCGAGAACGCACGCACGATCTGGGCATTCCGCGGCTACCGTTACGCGCTGCCGTGA